The Populus alba chromosome 6, ASM523922v2, whole genome shotgun sequence genome contains a region encoding:
- the LOC118050292 gene encoding adenine nucleotide transporter BT1, chloroplastic/mitochondrial: protein MARGGNQLFDDNRYGFLWISGLGSQWNSLEDVQYLPAGGLFASVNQMGMGDNGSLKSLYNDLCVKYLSFVGVQEEEGVLKSKKKKGGLKLKIKIKNPSLRRLISGGIAGAISRTAVAPLETIRTHLMVGSSGHSTTEVFNNIIQTDGWKGLFRGNFVNVIRVAPSKAIELFAYDTVNKKLSPAPGEQPKLPIPASLIAGACAGVSSTLCTYPLELVKTRLTIQRGVYNGIVDAFLKILREEGPGELYRGLAPSLIGVIPYAAANYFAYDTLRKAYRKILKQEKIGNIETLLIGSAAGAISSSATFPLEVARKHMQVGALSGRQVYKNVIHALASILEQEGIQGLYKGLGPSCMKLVPAAGISFMCYEACKKILVEDEEEA from the exons ATGGCTAGGGGAGGAAACCAGCTGTTTGATGATAATAGATATGGGTTTCTCTGGATTTCCGGTCTGGGGTCTCAATGGAATAGCTTGGAAGATGTGCAATATCTCCCCGCAGGAGGTCTTTTTGCAAGTGTTAATCAAATGGGTATGGGGGACAACGGCAGCCTAAAGTCTCTGTACAATGATTTGTGTGTTAAGTACTTGTCATTTGTTGGGGTTCAAGAGGAGGAAGGGGTTCTGAagtcgaagaagaagaaaggtgggCTTAAATTGaagattaagataaaaaatcctTCATTAAGAAGGTTAATTAGTGGAGGGATAGCTGGGGCTATTTCAAGGACTGCAGTGGCTCCTTTGGAGACTATTAGGACTCATTTGATGGTGGGGAGTAGTGGACATAGTACTACTGaggtttttaataatataattcagACTGATGGATGGAAAGGGTTGTTTAGAGGCAATTTTGTTAATGTGATTCGTGTTGCGCCTAGCAAGGCCATTGAG CTTTTTGCATATGATACGGTAAACAAGAAGTTGTCCCCTGCACCTGGGGAGCAGCCAAAACTTCCAATTCCTGCGTCATTAATTGCCGGGGCATGTGCTGGGGTGAGCTCTACTCTGTGCACATACCCGCTTGAGTTGGTCAAGACACGATTAACTATACAG AGAGGTGTGTATAACGGTATAGTAGATGCATTCTTAAAAATTCTCCGTGAAGAGGGCCCTGGAGAACTCTACAGAGGTCTTGCCCCCAGCCTTATTGGAGTTATTCCATATGCTGCAGCAAATTACTTTGCATATGACACGTTACGGAAAGCCTATCGAAAAATTCTTAAGCAAGAGAAGATTGGCAACATTGAAACTCTTCTAATCGGATCTGCTGCTGGTGCCATATCAAGTAGTGCAACTTTCCCTCTTGAAGTCGCCCGCAAGCACATGCAGGTAGGAGCTCTCAGCGGAAGACAAGTATACAAGAATGTGATCCATGCCCTAGCTAGCATATTGGAACAAGAAGGCATCCAGGGGTTATATAAAGGGCTGGGACCCAGTTGCATGAAGTTGGTTCCTGCTGCTGGGATATCTTTCATGTGCTATGAAGCATGCAAAAAGATACTTGTAGAGGATGAGGAAGAAGCATGA
- the LOC118050291 gene encoding EG45-like domain containing protein: MVLIAITIIVVSLLSNEIRFVLGDIGTASSYEPPYLPTKCNGNRQDQFPPGNLFVSVSEGLWDNGAACGRRYRLRCLSGNNKPCKDGTIDVRVVDFCRKSPCPSTILLSNDAFSSVSYSPSAKINVEYIQI; this comes from the exons ATGGTACTCATAGCCATAACAATAATAGTCGTCAGCTTGCTCAGCAATGAAATACGCTTTGTTCTTGGGGACATTGGGACTGCTAGTTCTTATGAACCGCCATATTTAC CTACTAAGTGTAATGGGAACAGACAAGATCAATTCCCACCGGGGAACTTGTTTGTTTCTGTGAGTGAAGGTTTGTGGGATAATGGTGCTGCTTGTGGGAGGCGTTACAGGTTGCGGTGCCTAAGTGGAAATAATAAGCCATGCAAGGATGGGACCATTGACGTTAGGGTGGTGGATTTCTGCAGAAAATCACCATGTCCTTCTACTATTCTCTTGTCAAATGATGCCTTTTCTTCTGTATCATACTCTCCATCCGCAAAAATCAACGTTGAATACATCCA GATATGA